Proteins found in one Actinokineospora alba genomic segment:
- a CDS encoding CbtB domain-containing protein, protein MTHAVANPTPIPLSIPIRQTLPYAIFVGVLSLLAMYFVGAEQGALAIFEGTSVHELVHDARHLLGFPCH, encoded by the coding sequence ATGACGCATGCCGTCGCGAACCCCACCCCGATCCCGCTGAGCATCCCGATTCGGCAGACCCTGCCGTACGCGATCTTCGTGGGTGTTCTGTCCCTGCTCGCCATGTACTTCGTCGGAGCCGAGCAGGGAGCGCTGGCGATCTTCGAGGGCACCTCTGTCCACGAACTCGTCCACGACGCGCGTCACCTGCTGGGCTTCCCGTGCCACTGA
- a CDS encoding VOC family protein, with amino-acid sequence MRINRFTVAVTVDDVVAGAEFYVRHFGFRTIVAEDFLAKLLHDDPAYELCLIKTGTFGEGPHAAGVVLALEVEDIEAEVARLEAEGVSITVPIQDEEWGERLCQVTDPNGLTVQLVQWVGERPA; translated from the coding sequence ATGCGAATCAACCGTTTCACCGTGGCCGTCACCGTCGACGACGTGGTCGCGGGGGCGGAGTTCTACGTCCGGCACTTTGGGTTCCGGACAATCGTGGCCGAGGACTTCCTCGCGAAGCTCCTGCACGACGACCCGGCCTACGAGCTGTGCCTGATCAAGACCGGCACCTTCGGCGAGGGCCCGCACGCCGCGGGCGTGGTCCTGGCGCTGGAGGTCGAGGACATCGAGGCCGAGGTCGCCCGGCTCGAAGCCGAGGGCGTGTCGATCACCGTCCCGATCCAGGACGAGGAGTGGGGCGAGCGGCTGTGCCAGGTCACCGACCCCAACGGGCTCACCGTGCAGCTCGTGCAATGGGTGGGCGAACGCCCGGCGTAG
- a CDS encoding cobalt-precorrin-6A reductase, giving the protein MVKVLILGGTGEARALAAALVERPDTEVVSSLAGRVRDPKLPVGDVRVGGFGGPEGLADWLAAERIDAVVDATHPFAQRISASAAQAATRSGVPLLMLRRPGWSARPGDDWHWVDDLPAAARLLPTVGERVFLTTGRQGLAEFADCPGWFLVRCVDAPEPPTPAQMRLLLDRGPYTVDGERALMTEHRIDVLVTKDSGGSLTVAKLDAARDLGLPVVIVRRPPTPDVEKVATVDAAVAWLDRSGRGLDQ; this is encoded by the coding sequence GTGGTGAAGGTGTTGATCCTGGGCGGCACGGGGGAGGCCCGGGCTCTGGCCGCCGCACTGGTGGAGCGCCCGGACACCGAGGTCGTGTCGTCGCTGGCGGGTCGGGTCCGCGACCCGAAGCTGCCGGTCGGCGACGTGCGGGTGGGCGGTTTCGGTGGGCCGGAGGGTCTCGCGGACTGGCTGGCGGCCGAGCGAATCGACGCCGTGGTCGACGCCACGCACCCCTTCGCCCAGCGCATCAGTGCCTCCGCCGCGCAAGCCGCGACTCGCTCCGGTGTTCCGCTGCTCATGCTGCGCCGTCCCGGCTGGTCCGCCCGCCCCGGCGACGACTGGCACTGGGTCGACGACCTCCCCGCCGCCGCGCGCCTGCTCCCGACCGTGGGGGAGCGGGTGTTCCTCACCACCGGCCGCCAGGGCCTCGCCGAGTTCGCCGACTGCCCGGGCTGGTTCCTGGTCCGCTGCGTGGACGCGCCGGAACCGCCCACACCGGCGCAGATGCGCCTGCTGCTCGACCGCGGCCCCTACACGGTCGATGGCGAACGGGCCCTGATGACCGAACACCGGATCGACGTCCTCGTCACCAAGGACAGCGGCGGCTCCCTCACCGTCGCCAAGCTCGACGCCGCCCGCGACCTCGGCCTCCCCGTCGTGATCGTGCGCCGACCACCTACCCCCGACGTCGAGAAGGTCGCGACGGTCGACGCCGCCGTGGCGTGGCTGGACCGCTCAGGTCGTGGACTGGATCAGTAA
- a CDS encoding CbtA family protein, whose protein sequence is MLIWGLLAGLVGGLLAFGFAAAFGEPSVDRAIAIEEAGAPAHSDGHSHAEPAAEEEEGFTRAFQSTVGLGIGAVVFGLGLGGLFGLAFAFAYGRIGTRTPGSTALAVAGIGYVAVVLVPFLTYPANPPAVGSADTIGDRTALFFAMIGISVVLVIAGTVLARSLTPRLGGFTATAVSVLGYVVVVTAVAKLLPSFQEVPAGFPGDLIWDFRVASLGTSAVLWATIGITFATLMTRSLRRTT, encoded by the coding sequence GTGTTGATCTGGGGTCTGCTGGCCGGTTTGGTCGGCGGACTCCTGGCCTTCGGGTTCGCCGCCGCTTTCGGTGAACCCTCGGTCGACCGCGCCATCGCCATCGAGGAGGCGGGCGCGCCCGCGCACTCTGATGGGCACAGCCACGCCGAACCGGCCGCTGAGGAGGAAGAGGGCTTCACGCGGGCCTTCCAGTCCACGGTCGGCCTGGGCATCGGCGCGGTCGTGTTCGGACTTGGCCTGGGCGGGCTGTTCGGCTTGGCCTTCGCGTTCGCCTACGGCCGGATCGGCACCCGCACCCCGGGTTCCACCGCGCTGGCGGTGGCGGGCATCGGTTACGTCGCGGTGGTGCTCGTGCCATTCCTGACGTACCCGGCGAACCCGCCCGCCGTCGGCAGCGCCGACACCATCGGCGACCGCACCGCCCTGTTCTTCGCGATGATCGGCATCTCCGTGGTGCTGGTGATCGCCGGGACGGTGCTCGCCCGATCGCTGACCCCGAGGCTCGGCGGCTTCACCGCCACCGCGGTGTCCGTGCTCGGCTACGTGGTCGTGGTGACGGCGGTCGCGAAGCTGCTGCCGTCGTTCCAGGAGGTTCCCGCGGGCTTCCCCGGTGACCTGATCTGGGACTTCCGAGTCGCCTCCCTAGGCACCTCGGCCGTCCTCTGGGCCACCATCGGCATCACCTTCGCCACCCTCATGACCCGCTCCCTCCGCCGCACCACCTGA
- a CDS encoding histidine phosphatase family protein yields MSATLTVVSHAATAATRMAAFPRDEPVERSLDVAGPGRVDSASRGPETRCAQTAAALGVTAEIDDRLRDCDYGRWRGRTLDDVAGAEPEEVARWLTDPKAAPHGGESIVDLLSRVADWLDELQPGRRIVAVTHPAVVKAMIVTALGADPPAFWRIDVAPLSRTVFRGGPHRWNLRWISASELAE; encoded by the coding sequence ATGAGCGCGACGTTGACCGTGGTCAGCCACGCCGCGACCGCGGCCACCCGAATGGCCGCGTTTCCCCGCGACGAACCGGTCGAGCGGTCGCTCGACGTAGCCGGTCCGGGTCGGGTGGACAGCGCTTCACGCGGGCCGGAGACGCGCTGCGCGCAGACCGCCGCGGCGCTCGGGGTGACCGCCGAGATCGACGACCGGCTGCGCGACTGCGACTACGGGCGCTGGCGGGGCCGCACGCTCGACGACGTCGCGGGCGCCGAACCCGAGGAGGTCGCCCGCTGGCTCACCGACCCGAAGGCCGCGCCGCACGGCGGTGAGTCCATTGTGGACCTGCTGAGCCGGGTCGCGGACTGGCTCGACGAGCTTCAGCCGGGCCGCCGGATCGTCGCCGTCACGCACCCGGCGGTGGTCAAGGCGATGATCGTGACCGCCCTCGGCGCAGATCCGCCCGCCTTCTGGCGAATCGACGTCGCGCCATTGTCACGCACCGTTTTCCGCGGCGGTCCGCACCGCTGGAATTTGCGCTGGATTTCCGCGAGCGAATTGGCGGAATGA
- the cobO gene encoding cob(I)yrinic acid a,c-diamide adenosyltransferase, protein MPQGKPEVVPDDGRTTRQRRNRPLVVVHTGEMKGKSTAAFGLALRGWNQGWSIGVFQFVKSAKWRVGEESAFLALGKVHEETGEGGPVEWHKMGSGWSWSRKPGSEDDHAEAAREGWAEIKRRLAEETHGLYVLDEFTYPLKWGWIDVDDVVETLASRPGHQHVVITGRDAPQSLVDAADLVTHMTKVKHPMDAGQKGQKGIEW, encoded by the coding sequence ATGCCACAAGGCAAACCCGAAGTCGTCCCCGACGATGGCCGGACCACTCGGCAGCGCCGCAACCGGCCGCTGGTCGTGGTCCACACCGGCGAGATGAAGGGCAAGTCGACCGCCGCGTTCGGCCTCGCGCTGCGCGGCTGGAACCAGGGTTGGTCGATCGGCGTGTTCCAGTTCGTGAAGTCCGCGAAGTGGCGTGTCGGCGAGGAGTCCGCGTTCCTGGCGCTGGGCAAGGTGCACGAGGAGACCGGCGAGGGCGGTCCAGTCGAGTGGCACAAGATGGGCTCGGGCTGGTCATGGTCGCGCAAGCCGGGCAGCGAGGATGACCACGCCGAGGCCGCGCGTGAGGGCTGGGCGGAGATCAAGCGCAGGCTCGCCGAGGAGACCCATGGGCTCTACGTGCTCGACGAGTTCACCTACCCGCTCAAGTGGGGCTGGATCGACGTCGACGACGTCGTCGAGACGCTGGCGAGCCGGCCGGGCCACCAGCACGTGGTGATCACCGGCCGCGACGCGCCGCAGTCCCTTGTGGACGCCGCCGACCTGGTGACGCACATGACCAAGGTCAAGCACCCGATGGACGCGGGACAGAAGGGCCAGAAGGGCATCGAGTGGTAG
- a CDS encoding cobyrinate a,c-diamide synthase, with protein MVARLVIAAPGSGSGKTTIATGLMAALRRRGHTVAPFKVGPDYIDPGYHTLAGGRPGRNLDPVLVGEHRVGPMFRHGALGADIAVVEGVMGLFDGRIGHQVEAGGFGSTAHVAELIDAPVVLVVDTRGQSTSLAALLHGFRSYRAGVRMAGVVLNQVGSDRHDQVLREACADVGLPVLGSVRRAVEVDVPSRHLGLIPAVEHGAAAMRAVEAMADLIDASVDLDAVVRLARSAPDFPGPVWDPAEEVEVVPGRPVIAVAGGSAFTFGYAEHVELLRAAGAEIAVVDPLRDECLPAGTAGLVLPGGFPEQHAEALSANEKLRMDVRALAESGAPIHAECGGLLYLVSELDGKPMCGVLPATAAMNPRLTLGYRDAVSMAPSPLRPEGRRVTGHEFHRTVTTPVHGTTPAWAWRDHEGVTRREGFIQGNVHASYLHTHPAGDPTAITTFVTAT; from the coding sequence GTGGTAGCCAGACTGGTCATCGCCGCGCCCGGTTCGGGCAGTGGCAAGACCACGATCGCCACCGGCCTCATGGCCGCGCTGCGCAGGCGTGGGCACACGGTGGCGCCGTTCAAGGTCGGCCCCGACTACATCGACCCCGGCTACCACACGCTGGCGGGCGGCAGGCCGGGACGCAACCTCGACCCCGTGCTCGTCGGCGAACACCGCGTCGGGCCGATGTTCCGCCATGGCGCGCTGGGCGCGGACATCGCGGTGGTCGAGGGTGTGATGGGTCTGTTCGACGGGCGCATCGGCCACCAGGTCGAAGCGGGCGGGTTCGGGTCGACCGCGCATGTGGCCGAACTGATCGACGCTCCTGTGGTGCTGGTCGTGGACACCCGCGGCCAGAGCACGAGCCTGGCCGCGCTGCTGCACGGTTTCCGGTCGTACCGCGCGGGTGTTCGGATGGCGGGCGTGGTGCTCAACCAGGTCGGCTCCGACCGCCACGACCAGGTGCTGCGCGAGGCGTGCGCCGACGTCGGGTTGCCGGTGCTGGGATCGGTGCGGCGCGCGGTCGAGGTGGACGTCCCGTCTCGGCACCTGGGCCTGATCCCGGCGGTCGAGCACGGCGCGGCCGCGATGCGCGCGGTCGAGGCCATGGCCGACCTGATCGACGCCTCAGTGGACCTCGACGCGGTCGTGCGGCTCGCCCGTTCGGCCCCGGACTTCCCGGGCCCGGTCTGGGATCCGGCCGAGGAGGTCGAGGTCGTGCCGGGCCGCCCGGTGATCGCGGTGGCCGGTGGTTCGGCCTTCACCTTCGGCTACGCCGAGCACGTGGAACTGCTGCGGGCGGCCGGCGCGGAGATCGCTGTGGTCGACCCGCTGCGCGACGAGTGCCTGCCCGCGGGCACGGCCGGGCTGGTACTGCCCGGTGGCTTCCCCGAACAGCACGCCGAAGCGCTGTCGGCCAACGAGAAGCTGCGAATGGACGTCCGCGCGTTGGCGGAGTCGGGCGCGCCGATCCACGCCGAGTGCGGCGGGCTGCTCTACCTGGTGTCCGAATTGGACGGCAAGCCCATGTGCGGTGTCCTGCCCGCGACCGCCGCCATGAACCCTCGCCTGACCCTGGGCTATCGCGACGCTGTCTCGATGGCGCCGTCGCCGCTGCGGCCGGAGGGCAGGCGGGTGACCGGGCACGAGTTCCACCGCACGGTCACCACCCCGGTCCACGGCACCACCCCGGCCTGGGCCTGGCGAGACCACGAGGGCGTCACCCGCCGCGAAGGCTTCATCCAGGGCAACGTCCACGCCTCCTACCTGCACACCCACCCCGCCGGCGACCCCACCGCCATCACCACCTTCGTCACCGCCACCTGA
- a CDS encoding cobalt-precorrin-5B (C(1))-methyltransferase, which translates to MTEERRTPEGLRYGWTTGACATAATTAAYTALLTGEFPDPVTITLPKGQTPAFALAVEDLDPGSAMAGVVKDAGDDPDVTHGALIRSTVRHGPPGSGVTFVAGPGVGTVTKAGLPLAVGEPAINPVPRTLMRDHVAVVAALHGGTGDVVVEISVDRGEELARKTWNPRLGILGGLSILGTTGVVVPYSCSAWIDSIRRGIDVARAAGYQHVAGCTGSTSERTVMDLYGLPEDALLDMGDFAGAVLKYLRRHPVPKLTIAGGFAKLSKLADGHLDLHSARSQVNLAALARTAVEAGGDSELAERILGANTALEALTLSQAKGIPLGDAVAEGAKRTALEVLRGAEVAVDVVAIDRAGTIVGRTH; encoded by the coding sequence ATGACCGAGGAACGGCGCACGCCGGAAGGGCTGCGCTACGGCTGGACGACGGGCGCGTGCGCCACGGCGGCGACGACTGCCGCCTATACCGCGCTGCTGACCGGCGAGTTCCCCGACCCGGTCACCATCACCCTCCCCAAAGGACAGACGCCTGCCTTCGCCCTCGCCGTGGAGGACCTCGATCCGGGCAGCGCCATGGCTGGGGTGGTCAAGGACGCGGGCGATGACCCGGACGTCACCCACGGCGCGCTGATCCGCTCGACCGTGCGGCACGGGCCGCCGGGGAGTGGCGTGACGTTCGTCGCGGGGCCGGGCGTTGGGACGGTCACGAAAGCCGGGCTGCCGCTGGCCGTCGGCGAACCGGCTATCAACCCGGTGCCCCGCACGCTCATGCGCGACCACGTCGCTGTGGTGGCGGCACTGCACGGCGGGACCGGTGACGTGGTGGTCGAGATCTCGGTCGACCGCGGCGAGGAACTGGCCCGCAAGACGTGGAACCCGCGGCTGGGAATCCTTGGCGGGCTTTCCATTCTGGGTACCACGGGCGTCGTCGTCCCGTACTCCTGCTCGGCGTGGATCGACAGCATCCGCCGCGGCATCGACGTCGCCCGCGCGGCCGGGTACCAACATGTGGCCGGGTGCACCGGTTCGACGTCGGAGCGCACGGTCATGGATCTCTACGGCCTGCCCGAGGACGCCTTGCTCGACATGGGCGACTTCGCCGGCGCGGTGCTCAAGTACCTGCGCCGCCATCCGGTGCCCAAGCTGACCATCGCGGGCGGTTTCGCGAAGCTGTCGAAGCTCGCGGACGGCCACCTCGACCTGCACTCCGCCCGCTCCCAGGTCAACCTCGCCGCCCTGGCACGCACGGCGGTGGAGGCGGGCGGGGACAGCGAACTGGCCGAACGCATCCTCGGCGCCAACACGGCCTTGGAAGCCCTTACTTTGTCGCAGGCCAAGGGAATCCCGCTGGGTGACGCCGTCGCCGAGGGCGCCAAACGCACCGCCCTGGAAGTCCTGCGGGGTGCCGAGGTGGCGGTGGACGTGGTGGCGATCGACCGGGCGGGCACGATCGTCGGCCGCACTCACTGA
- a CDS encoding TetR/AcrR family transcriptional regulator: protein MADKVERREPARTMALLWRAPGDTGRGRRPDLTVDAVVAAGIELADRDGLADLSMRRVAEKLGVGTMSLYTYVPGKADLVAAMRDQVSGELPVPDPAAGWRPALEGYARELWAAYHRHPWLLMAPLAHELPGPNETARMDALLAVAESAGLGPNDMLGVYLLLDSYVRGLAFISVDAQKASARSGLTEVEWWAEREPVLNAYVTAAKFPAMTKVAAAGAFDTDGFEFGLARTLDGIELLIQSTT, encoded by the coding sequence GTGGCGGACAAAGTTGAGCGCAGAGAACCCGCGAGGACGATGGCGCTGCTCTGGCGCGCGCCCGGGGACACCGGCCGGGGGCGCAGACCCGACCTGACGGTGGACGCGGTGGTGGCCGCGGGCATCGAGTTGGCCGACCGCGACGGGCTGGCCGACCTGTCGATGCGCCGGGTCGCGGAGAAGCTCGGCGTCGGGACCATGTCCCTTTACACCTATGTCCCCGGCAAGGCCGACCTCGTCGCCGCGATGCGGGACCAGGTGTCGGGTGAGCTGCCGGTGCCCGATCCCGCAGCGGGGTGGCGCCCGGCGTTGGAGGGGTACGCGCGGGAACTGTGGGCGGCCTACCACCGTCATCCGTGGCTGCTGATGGCGCCGCTCGCGCACGAGTTGCCGGGGCCCAACGAGACGGCTCGGATGGACGCGCTGCTCGCGGTGGCCGAGTCGGCGGGGCTCGGGCCGAACGACATGCTCGGGGTGTACCTGCTGCTGGACAGCTATGTGCGCGGACTGGCGTTCATCTCCGTCGACGCGCAGAAGGCGTCGGCCCGCAGCGGGCTGACCGAGGTGGAGTGGTGGGCCGAGCGCGAGCCGGTGCTCAACGCCTACGTCACCGCGGCGAAGTTCCCGGCGATGACCAAGGTCGCCGCGGCGGGCGCGTTCGACACCGACGGGTTCGAGTTCGGGCTGGCCCGCACGCTCGACGGGATCGAGTTACTGATCCAGTCCACGACCTGA
- a CDS encoding putative cobaltochelatase — protein MSGYPFSAVVGHDDLRLSLLLNSVHPGIGGVLVRGEKGTAKSTIVRALAALLPEASVVAGCRFSCDPERPDPHCPDGPHTDFDDDTRPARLVELPVGATEDRLIGSLDLERALTEGVRAYQPGLLAAAHRGVLYVDEVNLLHDHLVDLLLDAAAMGRAHVEREGVSVSHAASFLLVGTMNPEEGELRPQLLDRFGLTVEVRASRDVPTRTEVIRRRLAFEADPAGFAERWSDADAELATRIVAARKALPEVSLPDSELRRIAAVCAAFDVDGMRADLVLARTAVAHAAWRGAERVEESDVEVAARLALPHRRRRDPFDEPGIEQDQLDQAMKDAAEEADREPDPDPGPDGPGGGAPEPGDGPTGPAQGPQNAEAPPTPSGGQAPATPDPAFRARQLEIAGVGEGAPGRRSRSRAGSGRALRASTSQGSGIHLVGTLTAAAPYQRDRGRTGAGLIVRAGDVRKAVREGRESNLVLFLVDASGSMAARKRMSAVTGAVVSLLRDAYQRRDKVGLVTFRGSSAELALPPTSSVEAAVARLRDLRTGGRTPLADGLLRARKTLAVERLRDPRRRALLVVVTDGRATVAVSRDAVGDAMRAAAMIAAEGTASVVVDCESGPVRLGLAGKLTAALGGTGLRLEELSADSVAGVVRAARAA, from the coding sequence ATGAGCGGCTACCCGTTCTCCGCCGTCGTCGGCCACGACGATCTCCGCCTCTCCCTGCTGCTCAACTCGGTGCACCCCGGGATCGGCGGCGTGCTGGTCCGGGGCGAGAAGGGCACCGCGAAGTCGACGATCGTGCGCGCGCTGGCGGCTCTGCTGCCGGAGGCGTCGGTCGTCGCGGGCTGCCGGTTCAGCTGCGACCCCGAGCGGCCCGACCCGCACTGCCCCGACGGTCCCCACACCGACTTCGACGATGACACTCGGCCCGCCCGACTCGTCGAGCTGCCGGTCGGCGCCACCGAGGACCGGCTGATCGGCTCCCTTGACCTGGAGCGCGCGCTGACCGAGGGCGTCCGCGCCTACCAGCCCGGTCTGCTCGCCGCCGCCCACCGCGGGGTCCTCTACGTCGACGAGGTCAACCTGCTGCACGACCACCTGGTCGACCTGCTGCTCGACGCCGCCGCCATGGGCCGCGCCCACGTCGAACGCGAGGGCGTGTCGGTCTCACACGCGGCGTCGTTCCTGCTGGTCGGGACCATGAACCCGGAGGAAGGCGAGCTGCGCCCGCAGCTGCTCGACCGGTTCGGGCTCACCGTCGAGGTGCGTGCCTCCCGGGACGTGCCGACGCGCACCGAGGTCATCCGCCGCAGGCTCGCGTTCGAGGCCGACCCGGCCGGGTTCGCCGAGCGCTGGTCCGACGCGGACGCCGAGCTGGCGACCAGGATCGTCGCGGCCCGCAAGGCGCTGCCCGAGGTGTCGCTGCCTGACTCGGAGCTGCGCCGCATCGCCGCTGTCTGCGCCGCGTTCGACGTCGACGGCATGCGCGCCGACCTGGTGCTGGCTCGCACCGCCGTCGCGCACGCCGCCTGGCGGGGCGCGGAGCGGGTCGAGGAGTCCGATGTGGAGGTCGCCGCTCGGCTGGCGCTGCCGCACCGACGCAGGCGCGACCCGTTCGACGAGCCCGGCATCGAGCAGGACCAGCTGGATCAAGCGATGAAGGACGCGGCCGAGGAAGCGGACCGCGAGCCCGACCCGGATCCCGGACCCGATGGTCCTGGGGGTGGTGCTCCCGAGCCCGGTGACGGACCGACCGGGCCCGCGCAAGGGCCGCAGAACGCCGAAGCGCCACCAACGCCGTCCGGCGGGCAGGCCCCGGCCACCCCGGACCCGGCGTTCCGGGCCCGGCAGCTGGAGATCGCCGGTGTCGGCGAAGGCGCGCCGGGCCGCCGATCCCGCTCCCGAGCGGGCTCCGGGCGAGCGCTTCGGGCTTCGACCTCACAAGGCTCCGGCATCCACCTTGTCGGCACCCTGACCGCCGCCGCGCCGTACCAGCGCGACCGTGGGCGCACGGGCGCCGGGCTGATCGTGCGGGCCGGAGACGTGCGCAAAGCCGTCCGCGAGGGGCGGGAGAGCAACCTCGTCCTGTTCCTGGTCGACGCGTCCGGTTCCATGGCCGCCCGCAAGCGGATGTCCGCGGTGACCGGTGCCGTGGTGTCGCTGCTGCGCGACGCGTACCAGCGGCGCGACAAGGTCGGGCTGGTCACCTTCCGCGGGTCGTCCGCGGAGCTGGCGCTGCCCCCGACGTCGTCTGTGGAGGCGGCCGTGGCCCGGCTGCGCGACCTGCGCACCGGCGGCCGCACCCCACTCGCCGACGGACTGCTCCGCGCCCGCAAAACCCTTGCCGTGGAACGCCTTCGTGACCCGCGCAGGCGTGCGCTCCTGGTCGTCGTGACCGATGGGCGGGCCACCGTCGCGGTGTCGCGTGACGCCGTGGGTGACGCGATGCGAGCGGCGGCGATGATCGCCGCCGAGGGCACGGCGAGCGTCGTCGTGGACTGTGAGAGCGGCCCGGTCCGGCTCGGCCTGGCGGGCAAGCTGACCGCCGCGCTCGGCGGCACCGGCCTTCGTCTGGAAGAACTGTCGGCGGACTCGGTGGCGGGCGTGGTTCGCGCCGCCCGCGCCGCGTAG
- the cobM gene encoding precorrin-4 C(11)-methyltransferase, whose translation MTVHFIGAGPGAADLITVRGQRIIAESPVCLYAGALVPEELLALCPPGARKVDTANLTLDEIIGELTAAHAQGHDVARLHSGDPSVFSAMAEQVRRLDAAGIPYDITPGVPAFAAAAASLRTELTVPGVGQTVVLTRTSARATPMPDGEDLDTLGRSRATMVLHLAVQRIDEVVAELLPNYGPLCPVAVVAYASREDEVILRGTLSDIADRVREAGIKRTAVIIVGRVLAPEGFCDSHLYSAARERS comes from the coding sequence ATGACCGTGCACTTCATCGGGGCCGGCCCGGGTGCGGCGGACCTGATCACCGTGCGCGGGCAGCGGATCATCGCCGAGTCGCCGGTCTGCCTGTACGCGGGCGCGCTGGTGCCTGAGGAGTTGCTGGCCCTGTGCCCGCCGGGAGCGCGCAAGGTCGACACGGCGAACCTGACCCTCGACGAGATCATCGGCGAGCTCACCGCCGCACACGCGCAGGGCCACGACGTCGCCCGGCTGCACTCCGGCGACCCGTCGGTGTTCAGCGCGATGGCCGAACAGGTCCGCAGGCTCGACGCGGCCGGAATCCCGTATGACATCACCCCCGGCGTGCCCGCCTTCGCCGCGGCGGCCGCTTCCCTGCGCACCGAACTGACCGTCCCGGGCGTCGGCCAGACCGTCGTGTTGACCCGCACCTCGGCCCGCGCCACCCCGATGCCCGACGGCGAGGACCTCGACACCCTCGGCCGCAGCCGGGCGACGATGGTGCTGCACCTTGCCGTGCAACGGATCGACGAGGTCGTGGCGGAGCTGCTGCCGAACTACGGTCCACTGTGTCCGGTCGCGGTGGTGGCCTACGCGTCGCGTGAGGACGAGGTGATCCTGCGCGGAACGCTGTCGGACATCGCCGATCGCGTCCGGGAAGCGGGGATCAAGCGGACTGCGGTGATCATCGTCGGCCGGGTCCTGGCGCCGGAAGGTTTCTGCGACAGCCACCTGTACTCGGCCGCCCGCGAGCGTTCGTGA
- the cbiE gene encoding precorrin-6y C5,15-methyltransferase (decarboxylating) subunit CbiE encodes MVTVVGIGADGWAGLTDPARDALARADVVVGGARQLGLLPDEVKAERVEWPSPLLPAIPDFLDTHRGREMCVLASGDPVFYGIGTTLSRFTEVRVLPHPSSASLACARLGWALEDVEIVSAVARPVARLHAVIHPGVRVLVLSENASTPAAVASLLTARGFGDSVMTVLTDVGGPGERVDTGIADGWSAEVGALNLVAVECVASADARRLPRSPGLPDDVYEHDGQITKREIRAVTIAALGPEPGQLLWDIGGGSGSIGIEWMRSHPSCRAIAVEPETDRAARITRNAARLGVPALRVVSGFAPDALADLPEPDAVFVGGGVTVEGVIAAGWAALRPGGRLVVNAVTLESEALVTRWRADLGGELIRLAVSRAAPLGGFTAWRPMLPVTQWTVQKEDT; translated from the coding sequence GTGGTGACAGTGGTGGGCATCGGTGCGGACGGCTGGGCGGGATTGACCGACCCGGCCCGCGACGCGTTGGCCAGGGCCGACGTGGTCGTCGGCGGCGCGCGCCAGCTGGGACTGCTGCCCGACGAGGTCAAGGCGGAGCGGGTCGAGTGGCCGTCGCCGCTGCTGCCCGCGATCCCCGACTTCCTCGACACCCACCGCGGCCGTGAGATGTGCGTGCTGGCCAGCGGCGACCCGGTGTTCTACGGCATCGGGACCACCTTGAGCCGGTTCACCGAGGTCCGCGTCCTGCCGCACCCGTCGTCGGCGTCGCTGGCGTGCGCGCGGCTGGGTTGGGCGCTGGAGGACGTGGAGATCGTCAGCGCGGTGGCCCGCCCGGTCGCCCGGCTGCATGCGGTGATCCACCCTGGCGTCCGGGTGCTGGTGCTCAGCGAGAACGCCTCGACCCCGGCCGCCGTCGCCTCCCTGCTGACCGCGCGCGGGTTCGGCGACAGCGTCATGACCGTGCTGACCGACGTGGGCGGGCCGGGGGAGCGGGTCGACACCGGCATCGCCGACGGCTGGTCGGCCGAGGTGGGCGCGCTGAACCTCGTCGCCGTCGAGTGCGTGGCCAGTGCCGACGCCCGGCGGCTGCCGCGCAGCCCGGGCCTGCCGGACGACGTCTACGAGCACGACGGCCAGATCACCAAACGGGAGATCCGCGCGGTCACCATCGCGGCGCTGGGCCCGGAGCCCGGGCAGCTGCTGTGGGACATCGGCGGCGGGTCCGGCAGCATCGGCATCGAGTGGATGCGCAGCCACCCGTCTTGCCGGGCCATCGCGGTCGAGCCGGAAACGGACCGGGCAGCGCGGATCACCCGCAACGCGGCCAGGCTCGGTGTCCCCGCGCTGCGGGTCGTGTCCGGCTTCGCGCCGGACGCGCTGGCCGACCTGCCTGAGCCGGACGCGGTGTTCGTCGGCGGCGGGGTGACGGTCGAAGGCGTGATCGCGGCGGGCTGGGCGGCGCTGCGGCCGGGCGGGCGGCTGGTGGTCAACGCCGTGACGTTGGAGTCCGAGGCGCTCGTCACCCGGTGGCGGGCCGATCTCGGCGGTGAGCTGATCCGGCTGGCGGTCAGCCGGGCCGCGCCGCTGGGCGGGTTCACCGCCTGGCGGCCGATGTTGCCGGTCACGCAGTGGACCGTGCAGAAGGAGGACACATGA